A single region of the Drosophila miranda strain MSH22 chromosome 2, D.miranda_PacBio2.1, whole genome shotgun sequence genome encodes:
- the LOC108157414 gene encoding low molecular weight phosphotyrosine protein phosphatase 1 — MVQKILMICLGNICRSPIAEVVMVDTLEKANKKNVVVDSAAIGSWHVGNRADPRAISTLAQHDLKCTHIVRQIEKQDFAEFDFIFGMDEDNMSELRRLAPKGSKAELLMLGDFGLEAKNRIIEDPYYERGAAGFETAYQQCVVACAAFMKERLA, encoded by the exons ATGGTGCAGAAAATTCTAATGATTTGTTTGG GGAACATCTGCCGCTCGCCAATTGCGGAGGTGGTGATGGTGGACACTTTGGAAAAGGCGAACAAGAAGAATGTTGTGGTTGACAGTGCAGCGATTGGTTCGTGGCATGTGGGAAATCGTGCTGATCCCCGGGCAATAAGCACGTTGGCGCAGCACGACCTCAAGTGCACCCATATTGTGCGCCAGATCGAGAAGCAGGACTTTGCCGAATTCGACTTTATTTTTGGCATGGACGAGGACAACATGAGCGAACTGCGACGGCTGGCGCCCAAGGGTTCGAAGGCGGAGTTGCTCATGCTGGGTGACTTCGGACTGGAGGCCAAGAACCGTATCATTGAGGATCCCTATTAT GAGCGTGGAGCGGCTGGCTTTGAGACCGCCTACCAGCAGTGTGTTGTGGCCTGTGCCGCCTTCATGAAGGAACGTCTGGCCTAA
- the LOC108157412 gene encoding adenosine deaminase 2 isoform X1 yields the protein MSRKSCPIMKRFSVLLLLLVPHLMAQTESALSYEQARQAVLTAEEELMTGGHTYLNTEEAKADDIFMQYKLGELAQGFRNAEQNAAAMHFFKAKQLIDRSGVFRFLQKMPKGAVLHLHNSASVSSKWVVKNMSYMPGMLRCTTDKGRSVLTFRRAPKEHECQSQYVRVSDERRSSIDPLVYDQNFERLINLYTPVPELEYPTITKVWDRFQDMFDTFGDAIRYLPAFRAYHWQMLEELYNDNVMYAEIRSSFKPQLYDASGRTFSRERTIQEFYALNEKFVRLHPDFLGIKLIYAVYRGYDVDKISESFEEFRQLHKAFPNFVVGFDLVGQEDNGKPLYALLPALRDLPPTAHFFLHAGETNWFGASTDINLLDALLLNSTRIGHGYALAKHPILLNAVKTRQIAVEVSPISNQVLHLVWDMRNHPGAQYMALDVPLVICNDDPGFWNAKGLSYDFYYAIMSLAPNNAGLRVLKSLVWNSVRYSLLTEEEQKRAYQILELTWSRFIDKVLQGSVF from the exons ATGTCGAGAAAGTCCTGCCCCATTATGAAACGATTTTCGGTGCTGCTACTACTCCTGGTGCCGCACTTGATGGCCCAAACGGAGAGTGCGCTAA GCTACGAGCAGGCGCGCCAGGCGGTGCTCACGGCAGAGGAGGAGCTGATGACAGGCGGCCATACGTATCTCAACACCGAGGAGGCCAAGGCGGACGACATTTTCATGCAGTACAAGCTGGGTGAGCTGGCGCAGGGCTTCCGCAATGCCGAGCAAAATGCCGCGGCCATGCACTTCTTCAAGGCCAAGCAGCTGATCGACCGGAGCGGCGTCTTCCGCTTCCTGCAGAAGATGCCCAAGGGAGCTGTGCTCCACCTGCATAACTCTGCCTCGGTGAGCTCCAAGTGGGTGGTGAAGAACATGTCGTACATGCCCGGTATGCTCCGCTGCACCACTGATAAGGGTCGGAGTGTCCTAACGTTCCGACGAGCTCCCAAGGAGCACGAGTGCCAGTCGCAGTATGTGCGTGTCTCCGATGAGAGGCGGAGTTCCATTGATCCACTGGTCTATGATCAGAATTTTGAGCGTCTCATCAATCTGTACACACCGGTTCCGGAGC TGGAGTACCCTACGATCACCAAAGTGTGGGATCGCTTCCAAGACATGTTTGACACTTTTGGGGACGCCATTAGATACCTGCCAGCCTTTCGAGCCTATCACTGGCAGATGCTCGAGGAGCTCTACAACGACAATGTCATGTACGCGGAGATTCGTAGCAGCTTCAAACCG CAGCTGTACGACGCTAGTGGACGGACCTTTTCGCGGGAGCGAACTATACAGGAGTTCTATGCTCTAAACGAGAAATTCGTACGCCTGCATCCAGACTTCCTGGGCATCAAACTCATCTATGCCGTCTATCGCGGATATGATGTCGATAAAATAAGTGAAAGTTTTGAGGAGTTCCGGCAATTGCA CAAAGCTTTTCCAAACTTTGTGGTTGGCTTCGATCTGGTGGGACAGGAGGACAATGGCAAGCCGTTGTATGCTCTATTGCCTGCCTTGAGGGACTTGCCGCCCACAGCACACTTCTTCCTGCACGCGGGAGAGACCA ATTGGTTTGGGGCCTCAACGGACATCAATCTGCTCGATGCACTACTTCTCAATAGCACCCGAATCGGCCATGGTTATGCGTTAGCCAAGCATCCGATCCTCCTCAACGCGGTCAAGACTCGCCAGATAGCCGTGGAGGTGAGCCCCATCTCGAATCAGGTGCTCCACTTGGTATGGGATATGCGCAACCATCCGGGTGCCCAGTACATGGCGCTGGACGTCCCGCTGGTGATATGCAACGATGATCCTGGTTTCTGGAATGCCAAGGGATTGAGCTACGACTTCTACTATGCCATCATGAGCCTCGCTCCTAATAATGCTGGACTGCGAGTGCTCAAAAGTCTTGTGTGGAACTCGGTGCGATACTCCCTGCTCACAGAGGAGGAACAAAAGCGAGCCTACCAAATCTTAGAGCTGACATGGTCGCGATTTATTGACAAAGTGCTGCAGGGCAGTGTCTTCTAA
- the LOC108157412 gene encoding adenosine deaminase 2 isoform X2, with protein MSRKSCPIMKRFSVLLLLLVPHLMAQTESALSYEQARQAVLTAEEELMTGGHTYLNTEEAKADDIFMQYKLGELAQGFRNAEQNAAAMHFFKAKQLIDRSGVFRFLQKMPKGAVLHLHNSASVSSKWVVKNMSYMPGMLRCTTDKGRSVLTFRRAPKEHECQSQYVRVSDERRSSIDPLVYDQNFERLINLYTPVPELEYPTITKVWDRFQDMFDTFGDAIRYLPAFRAYHWQMLEELYNDNVMYAEIRSSFKPLYDASGRTFSRERTIQEFYALNEKFVRLHPDFLGIKLIYAVYRGYDVDKISESFEEFRQLHKAFPNFVVGFDLVGQEDNGKPLYALLPALRDLPPTAHFFLHAGETNWFGASTDINLLDALLLNSTRIGHGYALAKHPILLNAVKTRQIAVEVSPISNQVLHLVWDMRNHPGAQYMALDVPLVICNDDPGFWNAKGLSYDFYYAIMSLAPNNAGLRVLKSLVWNSVRYSLLTEEEQKRAYQILELTWSRFIDKVLQGSVF; from the exons ATGTCGAGAAAGTCCTGCCCCATTATGAAACGATTTTCGGTGCTGCTACTACTCCTGGTGCCGCACTTGATGGCCCAAACGGAGAGTGCGCTAA GCTACGAGCAGGCGCGCCAGGCGGTGCTCACGGCAGAGGAGGAGCTGATGACAGGCGGCCATACGTATCTCAACACCGAGGAGGCCAAGGCGGACGACATTTTCATGCAGTACAAGCTGGGTGAGCTGGCGCAGGGCTTCCGCAATGCCGAGCAAAATGCCGCGGCCATGCACTTCTTCAAGGCCAAGCAGCTGATCGACCGGAGCGGCGTCTTCCGCTTCCTGCAGAAGATGCCCAAGGGAGCTGTGCTCCACCTGCATAACTCTGCCTCGGTGAGCTCCAAGTGGGTGGTGAAGAACATGTCGTACATGCCCGGTATGCTCCGCTGCACCACTGATAAGGGTCGGAGTGTCCTAACGTTCCGACGAGCTCCCAAGGAGCACGAGTGCCAGTCGCAGTATGTGCGTGTCTCCGATGAGAGGCGGAGTTCCATTGATCCACTGGTCTATGATCAGAATTTTGAGCGTCTCATCAATCTGTACACACCGGTTCCGGAGC TGGAGTACCCTACGATCACCAAAGTGTGGGATCGCTTCCAAGACATGTTTGACACTTTTGGGGACGCCATTAGATACCTGCCAGCCTTTCGAGCCTATCACTGGCAGATGCTCGAGGAGCTCTACAACGACAATGTCATGTACGCGGAGATTCGTAGCAGCTTCAAACCG CTGTACGACGCTAGTGGACGGACCTTTTCGCGGGAGCGAACTATACAGGAGTTCTATGCTCTAAACGAGAAATTCGTACGCCTGCATCCAGACTTCCTGGGCATCAAACTCATCTATGCCGTCTATCGCGGATATGATGTCGATAAAATAAGTGAAAGTTTTGAGGAGTTCCGGCAATTGCA CAAAGCTTTTCCAAACTTTGTGGTTGGCTTCGATCTGGTGGGACAGGAGGACAATGGCAAGCCGTTGTATGCTCTATTGCCTGCCTTGAGGGACTTGCCGCCCACAGCACACTTCTTCCTGCACGCGGGAGAGACCA ATTGGTTTGGGGCCTCAACGGACATCAATCTGCTCGATGCACTACTTCTCAATAGCACCCGAATCGGCCATGGTTATGCGTTAGCCAAGCATCCGATCCTCCTCAACGCGGTCAAGACTCGCCAGATAGCCGTGGAGGTGAGCCCCATCTCGAATCAGGTGCTCCACTTGGTATGGGATATGCGCAACCATCCGGGTGCCCAGTACATGGCGCTGGACGTCCCGCTGGTGATATGCAACGATGATCCTGGTTTCTGGAATGCCAAGGGATTGAGCTACGACTTCTACTATGCCATCATGAGCCTCGCTCCTAATAATGCTGGACTGCGAGTGCTCAAAAGTCTTGTGTGGAACTCGGTGCGATACTCCCTGCTCACAGAGGAGGAACAAAAGCGAGCCTACCAAATCTTAGAGCTGACATGGTCGCGATTTATTGACAAAGTGCTGCAGGGCAGTGTCTTCTAA
- the LOC108157413 gene encoding low molecular weight phosphotyrosine protein phosphatase 1, producing the protein MKVLFVCIGNTCRSPMAEAVLNHLIVKHQLEDWNTDSAGLRDWNVGIEAQGRGQQLLKQHGLKTTHLGRMITSQDFYEFDYVLGMDNSNLSELRQLAARLEPPPQCKIMLLGSFLGRKEDEIIPDPYFTQGMAGFHAAYLQIQESCERLVQQHTKKAKDLLAGSP; encoded by the exons ATGAAGGTTCTGTTCGTGTGCATAG GCAACACCTGTCGCTCGCCCATGGCGGAGGCTGTCCTGAACCATTTGATAGTGAAACATCAACTGGAGGACTGGAATACGGACAGTGCGGGCCTCAGGGATTGGAATGTAGGCATAGAGGCTCAGGGACGTGGCCAACAACTGCTAAAGCAACATGGTCTGAAGACAACACACTTGGGTCGAATG ATAACGTCGCAAGACTTTTACGAATTTGATTACGTTCTTGGCATGGACAACAGTAACCTGTCGGAGCTTCGCCAATTGGCAGCCAGGCTAGAGCCTCCACCTCAGTGTAAGATAATGCTGCTGGGCAGCTTTTTGGGCCGCAAGGAAGATGAGATCATTCCGGATCCATACTTT ACACAAGGCATGGCTGGCTTTCATGCTGCCTATTTGCAGATCCAGGAGAGCTGCGAACGACTTGTCCAGCAGCACACAAAAAAAGCGAAGGATCTGTTGGCGGGCTCTCCATAA